One segment of Ricinus communis isolate WT05 ecotype wild-type chromosome 8, ASM1957865v1, whole genome shotgun sequence DNA contains the following:
- the LOC8271889 gene encoding calcium-transporting ATPase 4, plasma membrane-type, which yields MEKYLKENFDVEGKRPSEEALRRWRSAVSIVKNPRRRFRMVADLAKRAEAERKRVKLQEKIRVALYVQKAALHFIDAVNRNDYKLTDYVRQAGFEVEPDHLASIVRIHDSKGLKTHGGVEGLAREVAVSLTDGIVPSDVSLRQKIFGLNQYAEKPSRSFWMFVWEALHDLTLIVLIVCAVISIGVGIATEGWPKGMYDGLGIVLCILLVVIVTASSDYKQSLQFKVLDKEKKNVLVQVTREGCRQKVSIYDLVVGDIVHFSIGDIVPADGVLISGHSLCMDESSLSGESEPVDVSKDRPFLLSGTKVQNGSGKMLVTAVGMRTEWGRLMVTLSETGEDETPLQVKLNGVATIIGKIGLAFAVTTFLVMMGRFLLAKARHHEITEWSASDAMQVLNFFAVAVTIIVVAVPEGLPLAVTLSLAFAMKKLMNDRALVRHLSACETMGSASCICTDKTGTLTTNHMVVNKIWICDETKSIGSNEYQDVLFSMNKVVQDILLQSIFQNTASEVAKGKDGKTNILGTPTETAILEFGLQLGGDFKVHRKDSDIVKVEPFNSDKKKMSVLVSLPNNRGFRAFSKGASEIILRMCDKLVGKDGETITLSEVQRNKITDFINDFACQALRTLCLAYKDIENLSNKDAIPEDNYTLIAVIGIKDPVRPGVKEAVKTCLAAGITVRMVTGDNINTAKAIARECGILTGNGVAIEGPDFRNKSTQEMEEIIPKLQVMARSSPSDKHKLVTQLRNVFKEVVAVTGDGTNDAPALAEADIGLAMGIAGTEVAKESADVIVMDDNFTTIVNVARWGRSVYINIQKFVQFQLTVNVVALMINFISACASGDAPLTTVQLLWVNLIMDTLGALALATEPPHDGLMKRPPIGRNRNFITKIMWRNIIGQSIYQIVVLVLFQFYGKQLLKLTGSDATDVLNTFIFNTFVFCQVFNEINSRDMEKINVFWRVFDSWVFLGVMFSTVAFQIVIVELLGAFADTVPLSWGLWMASVLIGAASLVVACVLKCIPVEISEGQEVGKHHDGYEPLPYGPDQA from the exons ATGGAGAAGTACTTGAAAGAGAACTTTGACGTGGAGGGAAAGAGACCATCTGAAGAAGCATTAAGGCGATGGAGATCTGCTGTTTCAATAGTCAAGAACCCTCGTCGAAGGTTTCGTATGGTTGCAGATCTTGCAAAGCGTGCTGAAGCCGAAAGAAAACGTGTAAAGCTTCAG GAGAAGATACGAGTAGCACTGTACGTGCAAAAGGCAGCATTGCATTTCATAGATG CTGTTAACCGAAATGACTACAAGCTCACAGATTATGTAAGGCAAGCTGGTTTTGAGGTTGAACCTGATCATCTAGCTTCCATTGTTCGAATCCATGATTCCAAAGGCTTGAAAACTCACGGAGGAGTTGAAGGATTGGCTAGAGAAGTTGCTGTCTCTTTAACTGATGGAATTGTGCCAAGTGATGTTTCTCTTAGGCAAAAGATATTTGGCCTTAATCAATATGCTGAGAAACCGTCTAGATCTTTCTGGATGTTTGTTTGGGAAGCTCTACATGACCTAACTCTAATCGTCCTCATCGTGTGTGCTGTGATCTCCATAGGCGTTGGTATTGCCACAGAAGGCTGGCCAAAAGGAATGTATGATGGGCTAGGAATAGTACTTTGCATTCTCCTGGTAGTGATAGTCACCGCAAGTAGTGATTATAAGCAGTCCTTGCAATTTAAGGTCTTGGATaaggagaagaaaaatgtGCTTGTTCAGGTTACTAGAGAAGGCTGCAGGCAGAAGGTTTCAATTTATGATTTGGTAGTTGGTGATATTGTTCATTTCTCTATTGGAGATATAGTTCCTGCAGATGGTGTTCTTATATCAGGACATAGCTTATGCATGGATGAATCAAGTTTGTCAGGGGAGAGTGAACCTGTGGATGTGAGTAAGGACAGGCCTTTTCTGCTATCAGGAACCAAAGTGCAGAATGGATCTGGTAAAATGCTGGTGACAGCAGTTGGTATGAGGACTGAATGGGGTAGATTGATGGTTACCTTGAGCGAAACCGGGGAAGATGAAACGCCATTGCAAGTGAAGCTTAATGGAGTGGCGACAATTATCGGGAAAATAGGTTTAGCTTTTGCAGTAACAACATTTTTGGTTATGATGGGAAGGTTTCTATTAGCGAAGGCACGCCATCATGAGATTACAGAATGGTCTGCTAGTGATGCAATGCAGGTCTTAAATTTCTTTGCTGTTGCAGTGACTATAATTGTTGTTGCAGTCCCTGAAGGGCTTCCTTTGGCAGTAACACTGAGTCTTGCATTTGCaatgaagaaattaatgaaCGACAGAGCACTGGTAAGGCATCTCTCTGCATGTGAAACAATGGGTTCCGCAAGTTGCATTTGTACAGATAAAACTGGAACGTTGACTACAAATCATATGGTGGTTAATAAAATATGGATATGCGATGAGACGAAATCAATAGGAAGCAATGAATATCAAGATGTTTTGTTCTCTATGAACAAAGTTGTGCAAGATATCCTTTTGCAGTCTATATTTCAGAATACTGCCTCAGAGGTAGCCAAAGGAAAAGATGGAAAGACTAACATCTTGGGGACGCCAACAGAGACAGCAATATTAGAGTTTGGATTGCAATTGGGTGGTGATTTTAAAGTTCATCGCAAAGATTCTGATATAGTGAAGGTTGAACCATTCAATTCAGACAAGAAAAAGATGTCTGTGCTTGTTTCTCTACCTAACAATCGTGGGTTTCGAGCATTCTCCAAAGGCGCATCAGAAATAATCCTAAGAATGTGTGACAAGTTGGTGGGTAAAGATGGGGAGACCATAACACTTTCCGAAGtgcaaagaaacaaaatcactgattttattaatgattttGCTTGTCAAGCTCTGCGAACTTTATGCTTGGCTTACAAAGATATAGAAAACCTTTCTAATAAGGATGCTATTCCTGAAGATAACTATACACTAATAGCTGTTATTGGAATTAAAGATCCTGTAAGACCCGGGGTAAAGGAGGCTGTCAAGACTTGTTTAGCTGCTGGTATTACTGTGCGTATGGTCACCGGTGACAACATCAATACTGCAAAAGCCATAGCTAGAGAATGTGGAATTTTGACAGGTAATGGTGTGGCAATTGAGGGGCCAGATTTTCGTAATAAAAGCACTCAGGAGATGGAGGAGATCATACCAAAACTTCAG GTAATGGCTCGCTCCTCGCCCTCAGATAAGCATAAACTGGTTACCCAATTGAGGAATGTCTTTAAAGAAGTTGTGGCAGTAACTGGTGATGGGACTAATGATGCTCCTGCCTTGGCTGAGGCAGACATTGGGCTTGCCATGGGCATAGCAGGAACAGAG GTTGCAAAAGAAAGCGCTGATGTTATCGTAATGGATGACAACTTTACTACTATAGTGAATGTGGCAAGATGGGGCAGATCAGTTTATATAAACATCCAGAAGTTCGTACAGTTTCAGTTAACAGTCAATGTTGTTGCCCTAATGATCAATTTCATTTCAGCATGTGCCTCAG GCGATGCTCCACTTACTACCGTTCAACTGCTCTGGGTAAACTTGATAATGGACACTCTTGGTGCTCTAGCATTAGCCACAGAGCCTCCTCATGATGGACTCATGAAAAGACCTCCAATAGGCAGGAATAGAAATTTTATCACCAAGATCATGTGGAGGAATATTATTGGGCAGAGCATATATCAGATCGTTGTCCTTGTGCTGTTCCAGTTTTACGGGAAACAGCTTCTCAAGCTTACTGGTTCAGATGCTACAGATGTCCTTAACACTTTCATATTCAATACCTTTGTCTTTTGCCAG GTGTTCAATGAGATAAATAGCCGAGACATGGAGAAGATAAATGTTTTCTGGAGAGTCTTCGATAGCTGGGTTTTCCTGGGAGTGATGTTCTCCACAGTAGCTTTCCAAATTGTAATAGTTGAACTCCTCGGCGCATTTGCTGACACTGTTCCTCTAAGCTGGGGGTTATGGATGGCCAGTGTCTTAATTGGAGCTGCAAGCTTAGTTGTTGCTTGTGTGTTGAAGTGTATTCCTGTTGAAATAAGTGAAGGCCAGGAAGTTGGCAAGCATCATGATGGTTATGAACCCCTTCCCTACGGTCCAGATCAggcataa
- the LOC125370852 gene encoding protein FAR1-RELATED SEQUENCE 5-like, whose protein sequence is MEFRDKGVKSDMLIPTMQESDNDMIDQKIRDDSVMGEPYDKNRDTNTSIGENQQVQLDGKMNYCRLSVEDVKSMIFQNCDAAEAFYRAYAKYNGFRIRKHDLRKLSKENIMMCKWVCCKEGKRDTKWYDLKEQKHRPRVETRENCKVLFRVKFHQVTVECVVIAFVKKHMHILVPPSQVHFLAADRPIKEADKVQAKSIHMVRVRTNKIIDLVSYQLGGYYNMGFTEKNMYNYIDLEQR, encoded by the coding sequence ATGGAATTTAGAGACAAGGGTGTTAAGTCTGATATGCTAATTCCAACAATGCAAGAAAGTGATAATGATATGATCGATCAGAAAATTAGAGATGACTCAGTCATGGGAGAACCATATGATAAAAACAGAGATACCAATACTAGCATTGGAGAAAATCAACAAGTGCAGCTAGATGGAAAAATGAACTACTGTCGCTTATCTGTTGAGGATGTTAAGTCAATGATATTTCAAAACTGTGATGCGGCGGAAGCATTTTACCGTGCATATGCTAAATATAATGGATTTAGGATAAGAAAACATGACTTGAGGAAATtatctaaagaaaatattatgatGTGTAAATGGGTATGTtgtaaagaaggaaaaagagatACAAAATGGTATGATTTGAAAGAACAAAAGCATAGACCACGTGTAGAGACAAGAGAAAATTGCAAGGTATTATTTAGGGTCAAATTTCATCAAGTCACTGTTGAATGTGTGGTAATAGCTTTTGTAAAGAAGCATATGCATATTCTAGTTCCACCTTCTCAAGTTCATTTTTTGGCTGCTGATCGACCAATCAAAGAAGCTGATAAAGTACAAGCAAAGTCTATACATATGGTTAGGGTGAGAACAAATAAAATCATTGATTTAGTTTCTTATCAATTAGGTGGCTACTATAATATGGGTTTCACTGAAAAGAATATGTATAATTACATAGATTTAGAGCAAAGATGA
- the LOC8271876 gene encoding putative clathrin assembly protein At1g03050: MAPSKIRRALGAVKDQTSIGLAKVGSSNSLSDLDVAIVKATRHEEYPAEERHVREILSLTSYSRAYISACVNTLSRRLNKTRNWTVALKTLVLIQRLLGEGDPAYEQEIFFATRRGTRLLNMSDFCDTSRSNSWDYSAFVRTYALYLDERLEYRMQGRRGRRSAFGIDEDEEATGTICVRSTPVREMKTDHVFSRIQHLQQLLERFLACRPTGGAKHNRVVIVALYPIVKESFQLYYDITEILGILIDRFMELEISDSVKVYDIFCRISKQFEDLESFYGWCKIIGIGRSSDYPDVEKITPKKLDLMDEFIRDKSALAQTKHAITFEEMIHETEEGSKQVEENEDDMTKIKALPPPEGFPTEEIAEEEVKEGDKEENNTTEVDLLNLGEELVSTEEYGTQLALALFDGGAQPGATTRPPWEAFNDDSKYWETTLVQSASHLSNQKATLAGGFDMMLLDGMYQQGATNAATSAIGYGGSGSASSVALESTGRPTMLALPPPPTQDGNNTVLPNADPFAASLVVAPPPYVQMSDMEKKQKLLVEEQLMWQQYARDGMQGQVGITKLQPNSYNMGGYTSGY, translated from the exons atGGCTCCAAGCAAGATTAGAAGAGCCCTTGGGGCTGTAAAGGACCAGACTAGCATAGGGTTGGCCAAAGTTGGTAGCAGTAACTCACTATCAGACCTTGATGTGGCCATCGTTAAGGCCACTAGGCATGAAGAATACCCAGCAGAGGAAAGGCATGTCCGAGAAATCTTAAGCTTAACATCATATTCACGTGCGTACATAAGTGCATGTGTAAACACCCTTTCAAGGCGGCTTAATAAGACTCGAAATTGGACTGTTGCATTAAAGACGCTTGTGTTGATCCAACGCCTACTCGGGGAGGGAGATCCGGCCTATGAGCAAGAGATCTTCTTCGCGACAAGGCGGGGGACTCGCCTTCTCAATATGTCCGATTTCTGCGATACTTCTCGATCCAATTCGTGGGACTACTCAGCATTTGTGCGTACTTATGCACTGTATCTTGATGAAAGGCTCGAGTACAGGATGCAAGGACGTCGAGGGAGGCGAAGTGCATTCGGAATCGACGAAGACGAAGAAGCTACAGGAACAATTTGTGTGAGGTCCACTCCTGTTCGTGAGATGAAGACAGACCATGTTTTTTCCAGGATACAACATTTGCAGCAGCTTCTTGAGCGTTTCTTGGCTTGTCGTCCAACAG GTGGAGCAAAGCATAACAGAGTTGTAATTGTTGCACTATACCCAATCGTGAAAGAAAGTTTCCAATTATATTATGACATAACAGAGATATTGGGTATCTTAATTGATCGTTTCATGGAGCTAGAGATTTCAGACTCTGTCAAAGTTTACGATATCTTCTGTCGTATCTCCAAGCAATTTGAGGATCTCGAAAGTTTCTATGGATGGTGTAAGATTATTGGCATTGGGCGCTCTTCAGATTACCCAGATGTTGAAAAAATTACACCCAAAAAACTTGACCTTATGGATGAGTTTATTAGGGACAAATCTGCATTGGCACAGACCAAACACGCTATAACTTTTGAAGAAATGATCCATGAAACTGAAGAAGGATCTAAGCAAgtagaagaaaatgaagatgaCATGACTAAGATAAAGGCGCTACCACCACCTGAGGGCTTTCCTACTGAAGAAATAGCAGAGGAAGAGGTAAAGGAAGGTGAcaaggaagaaaataatacaacAGAGGTTGATTTGTTGAACCTAGGTGAGGAACTAGTGTCAACGGAAGAATATGGAACCCAGTTGGCTTTAGCCTTGTTTGATGGTGGTGCACAACCAGGAGCTACAACTAGGCCACCATGGGAGGCATTCAATGATGATTCAAAATACTGGGAGACAACTTTGGTTCAATCAGCAAGTCATTTATCCAATCAAAAAGCAACTCTTGCTGGTGGTTTCGATATGATGTTGCTTGATGGCATGTATCAGCAAGGGGCAACAAATGCAGCAACGTCTGCTATAGGCTATGGAGGTAGTGGAAGTGCTAGTAGCGTTGCCCTTGAATCAACGGGAAGGCCTACAATGTTAGCATTGCCACCTCCGCCGACACAAGATGGCAATAATACAGTACTGCCTAATGCAGACCCATTTGCGGCTTCACTCGTAGTTGCACCACCGCCATATGTCCAGATGTCGGACATGGAAAAGAAGCAAAAGCTATTAGTGGAGGAGCAACTCATGTGGCAACAATATGCGAGGGATGGGATGCAAGGACAAGTTGGAATAACAAAGTTACAGCCTAATTCTTATAATATGGGGGGTTACACTAGTGGATACTGA